One Pecten maximus unplaced genomic scaffold, xPecMax1.1, whole genome shotgun sequence genomic window carries:
- the LOC117318981 gene encoding uncharacterized protein LOC117318981, with the protein MEDSVHEMSLSSEELTTWSKENLQHWLSKHGLKKSGNKSTLVNRIIRTINFGESDISSDSDSSDEENNYTNLPNIKELEKWDELTTSNSPPVRLEDVHNYFLFEKNPVTGRTKHCNRQLQKSKKFSNENYIADIQYNSVDSTSLYCVVRAKYKPSMRQKVAVTDGKVRSYYSLSVTLTKQTGKIICATCDCKAGLSGVCSHVGGLLLTVVKVRTSCTSTGCTWLEPNASLTRPLSPKRISDINFETDSTKDHAIKPFPNVYQAGPCKDPGSFFNDILHGLKLANPSCVLYRTMCASSGNIDEILSIYKPSYMYSNSVDLSSTVCQTEFREFTNNLNISDKQSESVNIATRGQSNNRNWKTMRSYLLTASNFGMVCRRQEKNPADNLIKQLRGYKPIPEGVPSLQHGRRYENTARREYIKEHVTKCSGEVEVKDMGVYVSQQFPFLGASVDGLITCSVCGSGALEIKCPYGKNSDKWRHKTPTECATNKSFCCELNPSGELSLKHNHQYYYQVIGQMAVLELTWADFVIWTKKGISVERITFDENFWMSNMLFKLKDFYCDEFVAELITERIKRGFHLYK; encoded by the coding sequence ATGGAAGACAGTGTCCATGAAATGAGTCTTTCTTCAGAAGAACTTACCACTTGGTCCAAGGAAAATTTACAACATTGGCTTTCGAAACATGGTTTAAAAAAATCTGGAAACAAATCTACTTTGGTGAACAGAATAATCCGTACAATTAATTTTGGTGAAAGTGATATATCATCTGATAGTGATAGCTCAGACGAGGAAAATAACTACACAAACTTGCCTAATATAAAGGAACTTGAAAAATGGGATGAGCTGACTACATCTAATAGCCCTCCTGTGAGATTAGAGGATGTCCATAACTATTTCTTGTTTGAGAAGAATCCAGTTACAGGAAGAACTAAACATTGCAATAGACAATTGCAAAAATCAAAAAAGTTCAGTAACGAGAACTATATAGCGGACATACAGTATAATTCGGTGGATAGTACATCCCTTTATTGTGTTGTTCGTGCAAAATACAAACCAAGTATGCGGCAAAAAGTAGCAGTTACTGATGGTAAAGTCAGAAGCTATTACAGCCTTTcggtgaccttgaccaaacAGACAGGCAAAATAATATGTGCCACCTGTGACTGTAAGGCAGGACTTTCAGGTGTGTGTAGTCATGTTGGAGGTCTTCTTTTAACAGTTGTAAAAGTGAGAACATCGTGTACTTCCACTGGCTGTACTTGGTTGGAACCTAATGCAAGTCTGACAAGACCACTCAGTCCTAAACGTATTTCAGATATAAATTTTGAGACGGACTCTACAAAAGATCATGCAATAAAACCATTTCCTAATGTATATCAGGCTGGTCCATGTAAAGATCCTGGCAGTTTTTTCAATGACATATTGCATGGGTTAAAGCTGGCAAATCCATCTTGTGTGTTGTACCGCACAATGTGTGCTTCATCTGGAAATATAGATGAGATTTTGAGTATTTATAAACCCAGCTACATGTACTCTAACTCAGTAGATTTGTCGTCAACAGTGTGTCAGACTGAATTCCGAGAATTTACCAAtaatttaaatatctctgataaGCAGTCAGAAAGTGTCAATATTGCAACTAGGGGACAATCTAACAACAGGAACTGGAAAACCATGAGATCATATTTGTTGACAGCTTCTAACTTTGGAATGGTATGTCGTCGTCAAGAAAAAAACCCAGCTGACAACTTGATCAAACAGCTCAGAGGTTACAAACCTATTCCAGAAGGTGTTCCCTCATTACAGCATGGTAGACGGTATGAGAATACAGCCAGAAGAGAATATATTAAAGAACATGTGACAAAATGTAGTGGGGAAGTTGAAGTGAAGGACATGGGTGTTTATGTCAGCCAACAATTTCCATTTTTGGGTGCAAGTGTCGATGGACTAATTACATGTTCTGTGTGTGGCTCAGGTGCTCTGGAAATAAAATGTCCGTATGGCAAAAACTCTGACAAATGGAGACATAAAACACCTACAGAATGTGCAACGAACAAATCGTTTTGCTGTGAGCTTAATCCAAGTGGTGAACTATCTTTAAAACATAATCACCAATATTACTATCAAGTCATTGGACAAATGGCTGTGTTGGAACTTACCTGGGCAGATTTTGTTATCTGGACAAAGAAAGGAATCTCTGTTGAAAGGATAACATTCGATGAAAACTTTTGGATGAGTAATATGTTATTCAAGCTTAAAGACTTTTACTGTGATGAATTTGTTGCAGAGCTTATCACTGAACGCATTAAACGTGGTTTCCACCTATATAAATAG